From the genome of Vicia villosa cultivar HV-30 ecotype Madison, WI linkage group LG2, Vvil1.0, whole genome shotgun sequence, one region includes:
- the LOC131649620 gene encoding uncharacterized protein LOC131649620 isoform X2, with product MVVGKSGYEPDIGTVKDNKMQKMRNCTHPFSWVGLPWTCRKRRNHYQSFERNGFQISVNDFVFVLAEENKRLVAYLEDLYEDSRGNRMVVVRWFHRIDEVGIVLPHSFSDREVLFSLFLQDLSIECIDGLTSVLSPQHYAMYRNEVHHACPEPFVCSNKFDNDDVKPFDITQIKGYWRQEILRQMCANSDLKSNGSSGQSKDGPKLEENLPSISGIRPMKRQRCTKVDGTDAVELVALKSENLSNGKIDAKTSNGNNSLKLAGSTKMATIKEANEPASHYLAVGSNIEVLSQDSGIRGCWFRASVIKKSKDKVKVQYYDLQDAEDEAKKLEEWILASRIVVPDDLGLRLPERTKIRPQSNKRGMSFVADVGYIVDAWWHDGWWEGIVVQKESDAKYRVKYHVYFPGEKTVSIFGPSNLRHSRDWTGNEWVKLRQRPDVVTSKLSFSSLKEKQNLSNGSSNAAPMGDGIQSKQTDIYSGSSERDKLIRKPEVVPDLLKDVLLSQLRWKSSRKRNQGGSTSHQKQKCSDRPRKLSPAFMESEDSDSFVIPASLKGDHDHDDYKYQGDPSIFSSSVVPSLTNMVMCR from the exons ATGGTTGTTGGAAAATCTGGCTATGAACCTGACATTGGAACAGTGAAG GATAATAAGATGCAGAAGATGCGCAATTGTACACATCCATTTTCATGGGTAGGGTTGCCGTGGACATGTAGGAAAAGAAGAAATCACTATCAGTCATTTGAACGGAATGGTTTTCAGATATCT GTGAATgattttgtgtttgttttagCAGAAGAGAACAAACGTCTGGTTGCCTACTTGGAAGACCTGTACGAGGATTCCAGAGGCAACAGGATGGTTGTGGTTCGCTGGTTTCACAGAATTGATGAGGTTGGTATTGTTTTACCTCACAGTTTTAGTGACAGAGaagttttgttttctctttttcttcaagATCTGAGTATTGAATGCATAGATGGTTTGACTTCCGTCCTCAGTCCCCAGCACTATGCAATGTATCGGAATGAAGTTCATCACGCCTGTCCAGAACCATTTGTGTGCAGCAACaagtttgataatgatgatgtcaAACCCTTTGATATAACTCAAATTAAGGGTTACTGGAGACAGGAAATACTGAGGCAAATGTGTGCCAACTCTGACTTAAAGTCTAATGGGAGCTCAGGGCAATCAAAAGATGGCCCAAAACTTGAAGAAAATCTCCCGTCCATTTCTGGGATCAGACCTATGAAGAGACAGCGTTGTACAAAAGTTGACGGAACAGATGCTGTTGAGTTAGTTGCCCTTAAATCGGAAAATTTAAGTAACGGTAAGATTGATGCCAAAACCAGCAATGGAAACAATTCATTAAAACTGGCTGGGTCCACCAAGATGGCCACCATCAAAGAGGCAAATGAACCTGCTTCGCATTATTTAGCTGTAGGTTCCAATATTGAGGTCCTCTCTCAAGACAGTGGAATTAGAGGATGTTGGTTTAGAGCTTCAGTTATCAAAAAGAGCAAAGATAAAGTGAAGGTGCAATATTACGACCTTCAGGATGCAGAGGATGAAGCTAAGAAGCTTGAG gaaTGGATTTTAGCTTCTAGAATTGTGGTACCTGATGATCTGGGTCTCCGATTACCCGAGAGGACCAAGATCCGACCACAGTCAAACAAACGTGGAATGTCCTTTGTTGCTGATGTTGGTTACATTGTTGATGCCTGGTGGCATGATGGATGGTGGGAAGGCATTGTTGTTCAAAAAGAGTCTGATGCCAAATATCGTGTCAAATATCACGTTTATTTCCCAG GTGAAAAGACGGTCTCAATTTTTGGTCCTAGTAATTTACGGCATTCTCGAGATTGGACAGGGAATGAGTGGGTTAAATTAAGGCAAAGGCCAGATGTTGTTACTTCTAAATTATCATTTTCAAGcttgaaagaaaaacaaaatttatccAATGGAAGTTCAAACGCTGCACCTATGGGGGATGGAATACAATCTAAGCAGACTGATATTTACTCAGGTTCTTCTGAAAGGGATAAACTTATTAGAAAGCCCGAGGTTGTTCCAGATCTTTTGAAGGATGTTTTGTTATCCCAGTTAAGGTGGAAGTCATCCCGGAAAAGGAATCAAGGTGGTAGTACCTCTCACCAGAAGCAAAAGTGCAGTGATAGACCCAGGAAATTGTCCCCAGCGTTTATGGAGTCTGAAGATTCAGATAGTTTTGTGATTCCAGCTTCATTGAAAGGTGACCATGACCATGATGACTACAAATACCAGGGAGATCCTTCCATTTTCAGTTCCTCGGTCGTCCCATCTTTAACCAACATGGTTATGTGTAGATGA
- the LOC131649619 gene encoding uncharacterized protein LOC131649619 isoform X1: MAFKDSGRKNSKDFPLIETSLASMESLTMPMVQEVVVSADMQCEECQKRVIDIITKMNAETESVEVNVLEKKVTLAFRLPTGAKGVARQIIPINKNPLPKVSIINRLFRSSID, translated from the exons ATGGCTTTTAAAGACAGTGGTAGAAAAAATTCAAAGGACTTTCCTCTTATTGAGACTAGTTTAGCTTCTATGGAATCTTTGACAATGCCAATG GTTCAGGAAGTTGTTGTTTCTGCTGATATGCAATGTGAGGAGTGCCAGAAAAGGGTTATTGACATTATTACAAAAATGAATG CAGAGACAGAGTCCGTCGAGGTGAATGTGTTGGAAAAGAAAGTCACCCTTGCATTCAGATTACCAACCGGGGCTAAAGGTGTCGCTAGGCAAATTATTCCCATCAACAAGAATCCCCTCCCTAAAGTTTCTATTATCAACCGTTTATTTCGATCTTCCATTGATTAA
- the LOC131649619 gene encoding uncharacterized protein LOC131649619 isoform X2: protein MAFKDSGRKNSKDFPLIETSLASMESLTMPMVQEVVVSADMQCEECQKRVIDIITKMNETESVEVNVLEKKVTLAFRLPTGAKGVARQIIPINKNPLPKVSIINRLFRSSID, encoded by the exons ATGGCTTTTAAAGACAGTGGTAGAAAAAATTCAAAGGACTTTCCTCTTATTGAGACTAGTTTAGCTTCTATGGAATCTTTGACAATGCCAATG GTTCAGGAAGTTGTTGTTTCTGCTGATATGCAATGTGAGGAGTGCCAGAAAAGGGTTATTGACATTATTACAAAAATGAATG AGACAGAGTCCGTCGAGGTGAATGTGTTGGAAAAGAAAGTCACCCTTGCATTCAGATTACCAACCGGGGCTAAAGGTGTCGCTAGGCAAATTATTCCCATCAACAAGAATCCCCTCCCTAAAGTTTCTATTATCAACCGTTTATTTCGATCTTCCATTGATTAA
- the LOC131646013 gene encoding uncharacterized protein LOC131646013 gives MIINIHILKSPQSHFPFHFAFWLLSKIDPILGSVQSNPISEKYCCMIMRINVDCNACCRKLRRIILRMKVIETHLIEKQQRRVCVCGRFVPADVAIKIKKKLNRRVEILEVQEFEGEVQDEPP, from the exons ATGATCATCAACATTCATATTCTCAAATCCCCACAAAGtcattttccttttcattttgccTTTTGGCTATTATCCAAAATAGATCCAATCCTGGGTTCCGTTCAATCCAACCCCATCTCCGAAAAG TATTGTTGTATGATCATGAGAATCAATGTTGACTGCAATGCTTGTTGCAGAAAATTAAGGAGAATCATTCTGAGGATGAAAG TTATCGAAACCCATTTGATAGAGAAGCAGCAACGCAGAGTGTGTGTATGTGGGAGATTTGTACCAGCAGATGTTGCAATAAAGATAAAGAAGAAATTGAACCGTAGGGTTGAAATCCTGGAAGTTCAAGAATTTGAAGGTGAGGTGCAAGATGAACCACCATAA
- the LOC131649620 gene encoding uncharacterized protein LOC131649620 isoform X1, with the protein MALKERFCEERYVSWEEVVVSMDKGRREVRYFLKKKGGGSDLALIGKETSSRHMSYHYAIRDSSLGPFFKLKSRRHVLDWLDSIVSDSSSREATMVVGKSGYEPDIGTVKDNKMQKMRNCTHPFSWVGLPWTCRKRRNHYQSFERNGFQISVNDFVFVLAEENKRLVAYLEDLYEDSRGNRMVVVRWFHRIDEVGIVLPHSFSDREVLFSLFLQDLSIECIDGLTSVLSPQHYAMYRNEVHHACPEPFVCSNKFDNDDVKPFDITQIKGYWRQEILRQMCANSDLKSNGSSGQSKDGPKLEENLPSISGIRPMKRQRCTKVDGTDAVELVALKSENLSNGKIDAKTSNGNNSLKLAGSTKMATIKEANEPASHYLAVGSNIEVLSQDSGIRGCWFRASVIKKSKDKVKVQYYDLQDAEDEAKKLEEWILASRIVVPDDLGLRLPERTKIRPQSNKRGMSFVADVGYIVDAWWHDGWWEGIVVQKESDAKYRVKYHVYFPGEKTVSIFGPSNLRHSRDWTGNEWVKLRQRPDVVTSKLSFSSLKEKQNLSNGSSNAAPMGDGIQSKQTDIYSGSSERDKLIRKPEVVPDLLKDVLLSQLRWKSSRKRNQGGSTSHQKQKCSDRPRKLSPAFMESEDSDSFVIPASLKGDHDHDDYKYQGDPSIFSSSVVPSLTNMVMCR; encoded by the exons ATGGCTTTGAAAGAGAGATTTTGTGAAGAACGTTACGTAAGCTGGGAAGAGGTAGTGGTGTCGATGGATAAGGGTAGGAGGGAGGTTCGTTATTTTCTGAAAAAGAAGGGCGGTGGTTCGGATCTCGCTCTTATAGGTAAAGAGACGAGTTCCAGGCATATGTCTTATCACTATGCTATAAGAGACTCTTCTTTAGGGCCTTTTTTTAAACTCAAATCGCGTAGACACGTTCTTGATTGGTTGGATTCTATCGTTTCAG ATTCTTCTTCCAGGGAAGCGACTATGGTTGTTGGAAAATCTGGCTATGAACCTGACATTGGAACAGTGAAG GATAATAAGATGCAGAAGATGCGCAATTGTACACATCCATTTTCATGGGTAGGGTTGCCGTGGACATGTAGGAAAAGAAGAAATCACTATCAGTCATTTGAACGGAATGGTTTTCAGATATCT GTGAATgattttgtgtttgttttagCAGAAGAGAACAAACGTCTGGTTGCCTACTTGGAAGACCTGTACGAGGATTCCAGAGGCAACAGGATGGTTGTGGTTCGCTGGTTTCACAGAATTGATGAGGTTGGTATTGTTTTACCTCACAGTTTTAGTGACAGAGaagttttgttttctctttttcttcaagATCTGAGTATTGAATGCATAGATGGTTTGACTTCCGTCCTCAGTCCCCAGCACTATGCAATGTATCGGAATGAAGTTCATCACGCCTGTCCAGAACCATTTGTGTGCAGCAACaagtttgataatgatgatgtcaAACCCTTTGATATAACTCAAATTAAGGGTTACTGGAGACAGGAAATACTGAGGCAAATGTGTGCCAACTCTGACTTAAAGTCTAATGGGAGCTCAGGGCAATCAAAAGATGGCCCAAAACTTGAAGAAAATCTCCCGTCCATTTCTGGGATCAGACCTATGAAGAGACAGCGTTGTACAAAAGTTGACGGAACAGATGCTGTTGAGTTAGTTGCCCTTAAATCGGAAAATTTAAGTAACGGTAAGATTGATGCCAAAACCAGCAATGGAAACAATTCATTAAAACTGGCTGGGTCCACCAAGATGGCCACCATCAAAGAGGCAAATGAACCTGCTTCGCATTATTTAGCTGTAGGTTCCAATATTGAGGTCCTCTCTCAAGACAGTGGAATTAGAGGATGTTGGTTTAGAGCTTCAGTTATCAAAAAGAGCAAAGATAAAGTGAAGGTGCAATATTACGACCTTCAGGATGCAGAGGATGAAGCTAAGAAGCTTGAG gaaTGGATTTTAGCTTCTAGAATTGTGGTACCTGATGATCTGGGTCTCCGATTACCCGAGAGGACCAAGATCCGACCACAGTCAAACAAACGTGGAATGTCCTTTGTTGCTGATGTTGGTTACATTGTTGATGCCTGGTGGCATGATGGATGGTGGGAAGGCATTGTTGTTCAAAAAGAGTCTGATGCCAAATATCGTGTCAAATATCACGTTTATTTCCCAG GTGAAAAGACGGTCTCAATTTTTGGTCCTAGTAATTTACGGCATTCTCGAGATTGGACAGGGAATGAGTGGGTTAAATTAAGGCAAAGGCCAGATGTTGTTACTTCTAAATTATCATTTTCAAGcttgaaagaaaaacaaaatttatccAATGGAAGTTCAAACGCTGCACCTATGGGGGATGGAATACAATCTAAGCAGACTGATATTTACTCAGGTTCTTCTGAAAGGGATAAACTTATTAGAAAGCCCGAGGTTGTTCCAGATCTTTTGAAGGATGTTTTGTTATCCCAGTTAAGGTGGAAGTCATCCCGGAAAAGGAATCAAGGTGGTAGTACCTCTCACCAGAAGCAAAAGTGCAGTGATAGACCCAGGAAATTGTCCCCAGCGTTTATGGAGTCTGAAGATTCAGATAGTTTTGTGATTCCAGCTTCATTGAAAGGTGACCATGACCATGATGACTACAAATACCAGGGAGATCCTTCCATTTTCAGTTCCTCGGTCGTCCCATCTTTAACCAACATGGTTATGTGTAGATGA